A single genomic interval of Brevibacillus brevis harbors:
- a CDS encoding YfcC family protein has product MTESKQLKKKSLFRLDAYVLLFCILLLCALATYVVPTGEFDRVKNGNVTTVVPGSYHAVDPNPTGFIEFFTAIQTGMVKGAPIIFLVLFTGGALAVLDKTGALNAAILTMVRKLGNREWLLVILITSVFSVLGTLGVIVNSVIAFVPLGIMIARAMKMDSIFGVALIYLGVYAGFNTTIAFPGTLGLSQEIAELPLFSGIGYRTIIYVTFVIVTILYIGRYARKVRQNKSILGEELFPSDNGSTTMEVDTKNVDFTTRHKLILAFTGIVLIGFIVCTILFKWDVNEMSGIFIFIAIGVGLLNKMSGNDIAKTFLKGCQGLIYGALIVGMARAVTVILEDGKFLDTIVYGLATILEPLSPMAGAIGMFLGSAGLHFLISSGSGEAVMLMPLLAPLADLMGITRQVAVEALMLGEGVVNCINPTSGVLMSILAMSGISYGKWLKFMLPLTAVWTVLSIVFIVIGVLINWGPY; this is encoded by the coding sequence ATGACAGAGAGCAAGCAACTAAAAAAGAAAAGCTTATTTCGGCTAGACGCCTACGTCCTTTTGTTTTGCATCTTACTTCTATGTGCTTTGGCTACCTATGTGGTCCCGACAGGAGAATTTGACCGTGTAAAAAACGGCAATGTGACGACGGTTGTCCCGGGCAGCTATCATGCAGTGGACCCGAATCCTACGGGCTTCATCGAGTTTTTTACCGCGATCCAGACAGGGATGGTCAAAGGCGCGCCGATCATCTTCCTCGTTTTGTTCACCGGCGGTGCTTTAGCTGTTTTGGATAAGACAGGTGCACTCAACGCAGCGATTCTGACCATGGTCCGAAAATTAGGAAATAGAGAGTGGCTGCTGGTTATTTTGATCACTTCCGTCTTTTCCGTATTGGGTACGTTGGGTGTCATCGTTAACTCTGTTATTGCTTTCGTTCCGCTTGGCATCATGATTGCGAGAGCGATGAAAATGGATTCGATCTTCGGTGTGGCTCTGATTTATTTGGGTGTGTATGCCGGATTCAATACGACAATTGCTTTTCCAGGAACGCTGGGCTTGTCCCAAGAAATTGCAGAGCTGCCACTGTTTTCAGGTATCGGCTACCGCACCATCATTTATGTTACGTTCGTGATTGTAACCATTCTGTACATCGGGCGTTACGCGCGGAAGGTTCGTCAAAACAAGAGTATCTTGGGGGAGGAGCTCTTTCCTTCTGATAATGGTTCAACCACGATGGAAGTAGACACGAAAAATGTTGATTTTACAACCCGTCACAAATTGATTTTGGCGTTTACGGGGATCGTTCTGATTGGATTTATCGTCTGCACGATCTTGTTCAAATGGGACGTAAACGAGATGTCCGGAATCTTTATTTTCATTGCGATCGGAGTAGGTTTGCTCAACAAGATGAGCGGCAACGATATCGCCAAAACATTCTTAAAGGGCTGTCAGGGACTGATTTATGGGGCTTTGATTGTCGGTATGGCACGTGCGGTCACGGTCATTTTGGAAGATGGGAAATTCCTCGATACTATCGTGTACGGGCTTGCTACCATTCTGGAGCCGCTCTCACCGATGGCAGGTGCGATTGGAATGTTCCTCGGAAGCGCCGGGCTGCACTTCTTGATTTCGTCCGGTTCAGGTGAAGCTGTTATGCTGATGCCGTTGCTGGCTCCATTGGCCGACCTGATGGGCATTACGCGCCAGGTAGCCGTAGAGGCTCTGATGCTTGGAGAAGGTGTGGTCAACTGCATTAACCCGACCTCGGGTGTTCTGATGAGTATTTTGGCGATGAGTGGTATTTCCTACGGCAAGTGGCTGAAGTTCATGCTTCCGCTCACAGCGGTATGGACAGTTCTCTCCATCGTGTTTATCGTAATCGGGGTCTTGATTAACTGGGGCCCGTATTAA